CCATCGAGCTCGATGTCAGCAGCGGTGACCTGAGCGCCGAACTCAAGTCCCTCGATGGAAACCTTGAACTCTTCAGGGATGGACAGAACGTCTGCCTCAACCTTGATGGTGTCAGCATCCTGAACGAACATGGTGCCTGGAGCTGGCTCGCCCTCAACGATGACAGGAACGTCAACCTCAACCTTTTCGCCGCGCTTAATAGCAAGCAGGTCAAGGTGATCGATGTTGAAGGTTAGAACGTTCTGGTCGATGTGCTTGACCATGGTGAGGTGCTTTTCGCCCTCAACGTCAAGCTCAACAACAGCGTTAACGCCCTCGCTGCGGACAAGTGCTGCGAAGACGCGGTGATCAACGGTCACGTGCAGGTTGGACTCAACGTCTGCGCCGTAAACAACAGCAGGGATCTGGCCAGCAACGCGTGCACGACGTGCAGAGCCCTTGCCGAACTCAGTGCGGACAGCAGCCTCAATGGTCTGGTACTTTGCCATAGTGATTTCTCCTCATGGATGAAGGTGGACACTCGGCCGCGAAAAGAAAAAGCCCGCGACCGACTCGAATGTCTTGGTCGAGTCTTCGCAGGCAGCGCACCACAAAAGTGCACTAAAGAAGTCTAGATCGCGTCGATAACGGTTAAACACAAAAATGCTTGACCCTCGCCGAGACCTAAACATACTAGCATGGAGTGAAAACCTACTCCAACTCCTAAGAAGCAGGCAACCTCATGGCACGACTACAACATGACATGATCTTCATCAACCTACCTGTCACTGATCTCGCAGCGTCCAAGCGTTTTTATGCAGGTCTTGGCTTTGCAGAGAACCCAGTTTTTAGCGATGAGCATACTGCTTCGTTTGAAGTAAGCGATGCAATAGTCGTGATGCTTTTAGACACTGAGCGTTTCAACACCTTCACCCACAGGCCTGCCGTGGAAAAGAACGGCCCTAGGGAAGTCTTAAATTGCTTGTCCGTGTGCTCAACTGAAGACGCAGATGAATTTATGCGCCGTGCGAGAGAATTCGGTGGCACCATCACACGTGAGCTTGCTGCAGAAGGCCCCATGTACGGCGGGGCATTTGACGATCCAGATGGGCACGGGTGGGAGTTGATGTACTTTGACCCAGATGCACTAGCTGATATGTCTTAAGGCTTCTCTGCGGCTAAGTGGCGTTAACTCTGAGGCGTCGACAAAAGCGCGGACCCAGCTGGGATCGTGGCGAGAGAAATCTCTAAGCGCCCAGCCAATGGCTTTGTTGATGAAAAACTCCGAAGACCCAAGATTTTGCTCAATGATCCACGCCAGTAGGGAAGCGTCAGTGTTTTTCTTTCGACCCAGTTGGTGAATGATAGCAACTCGGCGAACCCAGAAATCCTCATCTAATGCCCAAGCGCGCATGAGATCATCGTCGTGGTTCGCGCCGATGGGTTTAGCTAAAGAATCAACAGTGTCCCACCACGATTTGGTTTGTACTAAAGCTTTGGCAAATCCTAAATCGGCGATACCCACCCGTTTGATGTGATCGCAAGCAACATATTGAAACTCGCGCTCTGGGGCGTTGAAACAATCCACCACAAAATCGGTGTCTAATGTTTTAAGTGATTTAAGAATCTCTTTGCAGGCCTCTTTGCGTGGGGTTGCCGCAATGCCGAGAAAAGGAAACTGATCCCGCATGTAGCCAGCCATACCGGTGGCACGTGCGGGATCAGCTAAAGGTTCCAATGCCAACCGGACGCGCTCAAATACGTCCGAAGTGTGCATTGTTTTAAGCTTCACCCTCGAAGAGAGTGGTCACGGAGCCGTTTTCGAAGATCTCGTTGATGGTACGAGCCAGCAGCGGTGCGATCGACAAAACAGTCAGGTTGCTCCAGCCTTCGGTGGACTGAGGCAAGGTGTCGGTGGTGATAACTTCCTCAGCACCGCATGCGGACAAACGCTCGCGAGCTGGGTCAGAGAACACACCGTGGGTGCAGGCGATAACAACTGACTTTGCGCCAGCCTTCTTCAGCACACCGACAGCGCCGGCGATGGTTCCGCCGGTGTCGATCATGTCGTCGAGAAGCACGCAGTCCTTGCCGTCGACGTCACCGACCACGCGGTTGGCGACAACCTGGTTGGCAACCTCGGTGGAGCGGGTCTTGTGCACGAAAGCCATTGGGGCATCACCAAGGGTGTTTGCCCACTTTTCTGCAACCTTCACACGACCTGCGTCAGGGGAAACCACGCAGATGTTGTCGAGGTTGTAGTTTTCCTTGATGTAATCAGTCAGGATCGGCATGGCGTGCATGTGATCGACTGGGCCATCGAAGAAGCCCTGGATCTGATCAGTGTGCAAGTCCACAGACACGATGCGGTCTGCACCAGCAGTAAGCATGAGATCTGCGATGAGGCGGGCAGAAATTGGCTCACGGCCACGGTGCTTTTTATCCTGGCGCGCATATGGGTAGAACGGCAGGATCGCGGTGATACGCTTTGCAGATCCACGCTTGAGGGCGTCGATCATTAAAAGCTGTTCCATCAGCCACTTGTTCAGAGGCTGCGTGTGGGACTGAAGGACGAAACAGTCAGAGCCACGAACGGACTCCTCGAAGCGGACGTAGATTTCACCATTGGCAAAATCGCGTGCCGTCATGGGAGTGACTTCTACCTCAAGCTCTTTAGCTACAGCTTCAGCTAGTTCTGGGTGCGCACGACCCGAGAACAACATGAGGTTTTTATGGTTTTGTTTCCAGTGAGCAGTCATGAGAAGTCTGCTTAGCCTTCCTGGTTGTGGACGTTTTGGGCGGCTTCTGCGGCTTTCGCTGCAGCGGATCCCGGGCGCTTTTTTTGCACCCAGCCTTCGATGTTTCGTTGGCGTCCGCCGGACACGGCAAGGGCTCCGGGTGGAACATCGTCTTTGATTACTGTACCGGCTCCGGAATATGCTCCGTCACCCACGGTCACTGGAGCGATGAACATGGTGTCAGAACCAGTGCGAACGTGGCTGCCAACAGTGGTGTGGTGCTTGTTTTCGCCGTCGTAGTTAACGAAAACGGAAGAAGCACCAATGTTGGATTCTTCACCAATGGTGGCGTCGCCAACGTAGGTGAGGTGTGGAACCTTGGAGCCACGGCCAATGGTGGCTTTCTTGGTTTCTACGAATCCACCGAGTTTGCCTTCTGCACCCAAGCTGGTGCCTGGGCGGATGTAGGTGAATGGACCAACGGTGGCGTTTTCGCCGATGGTGGAATCAAAGCCATGGGTGCGCACCACGGAAGCGCCTTCGCCGATGGTCATGTTGGTCAAGGTGGTGTCTGGGCCAAGTTCCACGCGGTCACCGATGACGGTTTCGCCCTTGAGCTGGGTACCTGGGTGGATGATCACATCGCGGCCGATAGTAACCTCAACATCAATCCAGGTTGTTGCAGGATCAACGATGGTTGCACCACCTT
Above is a genomic segment from Corynebacterium suranareeae containing:
- a CDS encoding DNA alkylation repair protein translates to MHTSDVFERVRLALEPLADPARATGMAGYMRDQFPFLGIAATPRKEACKEILKSLKTLDTDFVVDCFNAPEREFQYVACDHIKRVGIADLGFAKALVQTKSWWDTVDSLAKPIGANHDDDLMRAWALDEDFWVRRVAIIHQLGRKKNTDASLLAWIIEQNLGSSEFFINKAIGWALRDFSRHDPSWVRAFVDASELTPLSRREALRHIS
- a CDS encoding 50S ribosomal protein L25/general stress protein Ctc; the protein is MAKYQTIEAAVRTEFGKGSARRARVAGQIPAVVYGADVESNLHVTVDHRVFAALVRSEGVNAVVELDVEGEKHLTMVKHIDQNVLTFNIDHLDLLAIKRGEKVEVDVPVIVEGEPAPGTMFVQDADTIKVEADVLSIPEEFKVSIEGLEFGAQVTAADIELDGDTTLVEDPETLIVNIVYPEVEAEETDEDEAAAEGEEAAE
- a CDS encoding VOC family protein, which gives rise to MARLQHDMIFINLPVTDLAASKRFYAGLGFAENPVFSDEHTASFEVSDAIVVMLLDTERFNTFTHRPAVEKNGPREVLNCLSVCSTEDADEFMRRAREFGGTITRELAAEGPMYGGAFDDPDGHGWELMYFDPDALADMS
- a CDS encoding ribose-phosphate diphosphokinase → MTAHWKQNHKNLMLFSGRAHPELAEAVAKELEVEVTPMTARDFANGEIYVRFEESVRGSDCFVLQSHTQPLNKWLMEQLLMIDALKRGSAKRITAILPFYPYARQDKKHRGREPISARLIADLMLTAGADRIVSVDLHTDQIQGFFDGPVDHMHAMPILTDYIKENYNLDNICVVSPDAGRVKVAEKWANTLGDAPMAFVHKTRSTEVANQVVANRVVGDVDGKDCVLLDDMIDTGGTIAGAVGVLKKAGAKSVVIACTHGVFSDPARERLSACGAEEVITTDTLPQSTEGWSNLTVLSIAPLLARTINEIFENGSVTTLFEGEA